In the Oncorhynchus nerka isolate Pitt River linkage group LG6, Oner_Uvic_2.0, whole genome shotgun sequence genome, AATAGTAcattatctacaatacaacaacatCATCATGCTTTCCAATGACACGTTATATGCCTGCAGGACACCACATGTGGACTCAGTGTTGAAGTCATGAAAAGTGCTACAGGTACAGTAGAATGTGGTTTATATCCCTGATCACAGCAGATCACCACCAGTACATACAACAGCATTTACAGCaggtatttacacacacacacacacacacacacacacacacacacacacacacacactgagagctgAAGTCATTACAGCAACATAAATAATCCCTAGACATCCAAACAATAAATATTCAGACTTCATATTTGACCCTGTGAGCGACTGTGTAATACTAACAATGATAttaatcaaatatatatatatgtatataactaAATAATATAACTATATAATAACTTAACTACTGAGCATGCAGTTGTGTGCTTGTCCAGTGTTTCCCTTCGTAGGACTCAGCCATGTCTGTTCTATTAAGTATATTTCTATGGCCAGTTCTCTAGTACACAGGTGGGCTGGTCTGTAGGTTTAGATCGGTGGTTAATGGTCTGTAATTATAGGAAAACGTCTGTAGTTTCCTGTCTGTAGGTTTAGGTCTGTAATTATAGGGAAATGACTGTAGTTTCCTGTCTGTAGGTTTAGGTCTGTAATTATAGGAAAACGTCTGTAGTTTCCTGTCTGTAGGTTTAGGTCTGTAATTATAGGGAAATGACTGTAGTTTCCTGTCTGTAGGTTTAGGTCTGTAATTATAGGAAAACGTCTGTAGTTTCCTGTCTGTAGGTTTAGGTCTGTAATTATAGGGAAATGACTGTAGTTTCCTGTCTGTAGGTTTAGGTCTGTGGTTAAAGGTCTGTAATTATTGGGAGATGTCTGTAGTTTCCGGTCTGTATGTTTGGGTATGTAGTTAAAAGTCTGTAATTATAGGAAAATGTCTGTCGTTTCTTGTCTGTAGGTTTAGGTCTGTAGGGTTAAATGTCTGTAATTACAGGGACATGTCTGTAGTTTCCAGGTTGTAGGTTCGAGGTCTGTAATTATAAGGAAATGCCTGTAGTTTCCTGTCTGTAGGTTTAAATGTATGTAATTACAGGGAAATGTCTGTAGTTTCCTGTCTGTAGTTTCCTGCCTGTAGGGTTAAATGTATGTAATtacagggaaatgtctgtggttTCCTGTCTGTAGGGTTAAATGTCTGTAATTACAGGGAAATGTCTGTAGTTTCCTGTCTGTAGggttaaatgtatgtatttaCAGGGAAATGTCTGTAGTTTCCTGTCTGTAGGGTTAAATGTCTGTATTTACAGGGAAATGTCTGTAGTTTCCTGTCTGTAGGGTTAAATGTCTGTAATtacagggaaatgtctgtggttTCCTGTCTGTAGGGTTAAATGTATGTAATTACAGGGAAATGTCTGTAGTTTCCTGTCTGTAGGTTTAGATCTGTGGGGTTATAGGTCAGTAGTCCTGGAGTCTGTCTCAGCCTACTTTCCCATAAGAGTCCAGAAGCAGGATGCTTGCCTGTTCTAGGTTCCACTGGCAACGCTCTAGAACATCCTGGCACTCTGATCTAGAACGCAAACCCAGGCGAAACAACTGTTCAacctataacagagagagagagatgttagagagaAAGATGTTAGAGAGAAAGATGTTAGAGAGAAAGATGTTAGAGAGAAAGATGTTAGAGAAAGAGATGTTACAGAGAGaaagatgttagagagagagatcttagagagagatgttagagagagagatcttagagagagatgttagagagagatctAAGCGGGAGAGAGATATcttagagcaagagagagagagatgttagagagagatctAAGAGAGATCTAAGAGAGATCTAAGAGAGAGATCTAAGAGAGAGATATAAGAGAGAGATCTTAGAGagagatctaagagagagagaaatctaagagagagagagatctaagagagagagagatctaagagagagagagatctaagagagagatcttagagagagagatctaagagAGAGATCTTAGAGAGAgatcttagagagagagagatctaagagAGAGATCTTAGAGagagatctaagagagagagagagatctaagagagagagagagatctaagagagagagagatctaagagagagagatctaagagagagagagatctaagagagagagatctaagagagagagagatctaagagagagagatctaagagagagagagatctaagagagagagagagagagatctaagagagagagagagatctaagagagagagagagatctaagagagagagagagatctaagagagagagagatctaagagagagagagagagagatctaagagAGAGATCTTAGAGagagatctaagagagagagagagatctaagagAGAGATCTTAGAGAGAGATCTAAGAGAGAGATCTAAGAGAGAgatcttagagagagagagatctaagagagagatctaagagagagatcttagagagagagatctaagagAGAGATCTTAGAGAGAgatcttagagagagagagagagagatcttagagcgagagagagagcgagagtgtgtgtgtgtctgtatgtgtgtaccTTTAGTTGGCATATTGCCTGAGGGATGTTCCAGCTGTGAGTCTCCAGAGCCACTTCACACTCCTCTGCTGTCACACCATGCACTGCCCCctgcacctacacacacacacacacacacacacacacacacacacacacagttgtaggATCTCATTAGGTTCCGAAGTCTTGCGACTTCAAAAAGCATTTAAATGTATTTCTGACAAGATAAACAGGTAAACACAAAGAGCATTTGAATGCAGCCACATTCTACACTGCTTGTTCTGAACATCTCTAACCTGAACGAGGCTGTTCTCCCGTTGCCTGCTAGGAGCTGTAGTTAAATGTTGAGtcctgtggttgttgttgttgaaagagGTGTTAGGCCTTGCCCCACCCCCACCTGGTTGCTGTTTCATCATGGGTCGGACAGTGGCCATTTTGGCAGCTCCATATCTCTCCAGGTAGGCGGGGCGTTCAGAACTCTGAGAGCTGTCAATAAGGGGATCCAATGAAGCGCTGGGAGGAGGGCCAGCAGTGAGCCTGGAGGaatagatggaggagggaggagaggaagagggggaggaggagactagAGAGCCGAGAGGACCAACAACACCATACAGCCCTGTCCTCTGCcgaggggagacggagaggggagggggtgggagacaaaggggggaggaggagagaggggagacagagaggggaggaactAAAGGAAGGGGGAGGCGGAGCGtgaggagggttgagagaaggCGTGGTCTCTGGGAGGGATCTGAGGGGGCGTGTCATCCCTCTCACCTAGGGAAATGCGTTTGGAGGAGCGGAGGGGTGGGATGGGGGAGCGTGGAGGTAACATGGGTCTGTCCTcataggaagaagaggaggaggggggaggaaggtAGATCTGTCTGTGAGGGGCCGGGGGggccagggagagggggaggggggaggaggggagggaacggCCGGCTGTCATGGGAACACACAGTTTCACCATCACCTGCAGATCAGCAGGAAGAGAAAaaaatctacagttgaagtcggaagtttacatccacttatgTTGAACTCATTAAAAAACtcatcgtttttcaaccactccacaaatttcttgttaacaaactatagttttgtcaagtcggttaggacatctactttgagcatgacacacgtcatttttccaacaattgtttacagacagtttatttcacttataattcattgtatcacaattccagtgggtcagaagtttacatacactaagttgactgtgcctttaaacagcttggataattccagaaaaggatgtcatggctttagaagcttctgataggctaattgacatcatttgacccaaacgtttgacccaagttaaacaatttaaaggcaatgctaccaaatactaattgagtatatgtaaacttctgacccactgggaatgggatgaaagaaataaaagctgaaataaatcattctctctactattattctgacatttcacattcttaaaataaagtggtgatcctaactgacctaagacagggaatttttactaggattaaatgtcaagaattgtgaaaaactgagtttaaatgtatttgtctaaggtgtatgtaaacttccgacttcaactgtacgttaaAACTCCAAACTCAAATCAGaaacctgtggtgtgtgtgtgtgtgtgccgtacCTCTCTCTGCAGCTCCTGGAACAGATCAGCTGACTGTGTTAAGCCCCTCCCCTCTGCATCGGCGCTGGGCGGAGCTAAAATCCCCTCAGCCAATCCAGTGATAGATCGAACCTCCATGTCTGCCAATTGGCCCTCAGCTTCCGTGGCAACCTCGTCATAGGCAGGAAGAGGGAGGGGCCAGTCTAGGATGGAAGGAAGgtcctggagagagaaagagaagagaagactgTTATTTTGCccacgcagtgtgtgtgtgtgtgtgtgtgtgtgtgtacgtaccttGAGTGTGTCCTGGTCAGGTAGGCATGTCTCAGTGAGAGGGGAGGACGTGGCCGAGCTAAAGCTGTCATCGGTGAAGTCGATGAGAGAGACCTCGCTTTTGGCCGACCTTACACCTGGCCCCTCCCACGGGCGGAGTTTAAGGCCCATAGCCACACCCATTTTTTTCAGCCCCAACGAAGCACCTtcatattcatcatcatcatctaacaCAGAGTCATAGAAcggctctacacacacacacacacacacacacacacacacacacacacacacacacacacaacgtcatCATTATCAACAGAGAGTCATAGTCAGCTCAACATAGACAGCTAAATAAACACTCAGCGTGGGAGACAGACTTACTCTGGATCAAGACAGCAGGCtggggaggacgaggaggaggctgctctgatggacagaaagagaaagacggagagagttTAGGAATGAATAAAAAAAGAATGAGGTAAGAAGACACTGTAAGGAGAgaataaatgtatgtgtgtgtgtgtgtgtgtgtgtgtagcctactCACTCCTGGTGCGGTTGGGTAGTTTGGTGGGCCGGGCAGTGGAAGGATCCATTCCCATAACATCAGGGGGGTCCATGGGGTTTCCCAAGTACAAGCtgaggggggtagagggatgtAGTGCAGCGTAAACACAGTACTTCAAATTGTCTTTATAAAACTTACATGACATGCAGTTTGCTCTTTGGGTTCTTTTCCAATTGGTTCCATTGGGCCTGACGTCTAAAGAACAAGAGCACAACTGACAGGGCTCTGCTGCACTCTAGTGGCCAGGCACTGTACTTGCAGGTAACAgccaggaatgtgtgtgtgtgtgtgtgtgtgtgtgcacctgtctATGCGGTCAGCGTGCCCCCAGCTCCTGTGTGGGTCAGTGTCTCCGTGTCCAGTGTGAATGAAGGAGTGTGTGAGGGGTCTGCTGATGTCTTGGGCCGACAGGCCGCTGACCGACGTGACCACGTGGCGAGGAAACTGTCCCACGCGCAACGTCCTTCTGTTCTGACCTCTCCACCAATAGAGCTCTGCtctggagacacagagacactgaTATGATTCCCTCTTCCACATTACAGAGAAGCATGTCTGTTCTACATAGCTATCTGACTTTCAGAAACATCATTCTTCcctcccccacccacacacacccactgacCTGCCCtcgatgatggtgatgatgtcaTTAATGGTGATCTGGAGTTTGTCCGGTTCCTCAAAGTCCTGCAGCGCTTTCATGTCTGTAGGCatggtctacacacacacacacacacacacacacacacacacacacacacacacacacacacacacacaatcattatTACCACTAGGTGGGTAGCTTCGGTCTTGCAATCACTCACGTAGCTACAGTGCCCTCTGCTGGACACTTGGTGAACCATGAATTGAATGTGTGTCTACCTCCAATAGAAAGTCTCTGAGGGCGGTGAATGTTGGTCTGTCATCAGGCTGAGGGCTCCAGGtctgcagcatcatgttgtaaaCATCCTGGGGACAGTCATCTGGCTTCACCAGCCTCTCCCCCTCCACATCCACCTTATGGAGAatctgcacacagacacacacacagaaacacaaacaaactTTTCAAGTACTACCGTCAAACACATattgcgtgtgagtgtgtgtctgtgtgagtgtgtgtctgtgtgagtgtgtctgtgtgtctgtgtgagggggtgtctgtgtgtctgtgtgaaggtgtgtctgtgtgagtgtgtgtctgtgtgagtgtgtgtctgtgtgagtgtgtgtctgtgtgagtgtgtgtctttgtgagggtgtgtctgtgtgagtgtgtgtctgtgtgagtgtgtctgtgtgtctgtgtgagggtgtgtctgtgtgagggggtgtttgtgtgaaggtgtgtctgtgtgagtgtgtgtctgtgtgagtgtgtgtctgtgtgagggtgtgtctgtgtgagtgtgtgtctgtgtgagggtgtgtctgtgtgagtgtgtgtctgtgtgagggtgtgtctgtgtgagtgtgtgtctgtgtgagggtgtgtctgtgtgagggtgtgtctgtgtgagggtgtgtttgtgtgttcgtaCCTGGCTGCCATTGAGTCCTAGCCATGGCTCCTGTCCATGTGTAAACATCTCCCACAGAGTGACTCCAAACATCCAGGTGTCTGAAGCATGAGAGAAACTTCTGCTCCTCAATGATTCTGGAGCGCacctagagacagagatagagagagacagcgggagagagagagagagagaaagacagagacagagggagacaaagagagacatagagagagagacagagaaagaaagacacagagagagagagagacagagggagagacatagagagagagagacatagagagagagacatagagagagagagacatagagagagagagagagagagagagagagacaaagagagagacagacggacaaagagagacagagagagagatagacagagacacagagagagagagacaaagagagagagacagagggagagagagagacagatggagagagagagagcgagagagagacagagagagagagagagatggagacagagaaatagagagagagagagagacaacgagagagaaagagagagagcgacagagagcgacagagagagacaaagagagagagagagagacagagtgacagacagagagagagagacagagagagacagagagagagaaacagagagcgagagagagacagagacagagagagagagagagacagagggagagagagagacagatggagagagagagagagcgagacagagagagagagagagagagatggagacagagaaatagagagagagacagagagacaaagagagagagagagagagagagagagagacaaagagagagagagagagcgacagagagagagagacaaagagagagagagagacagagtgacagacagagagagagagacagagagagagacagagagagagagaaacagagagcgagagagagagacagagacagagagacagagagagagagaaatagagacagagagagagacagacagagtgagagagagacagagagagagagacagagcgagagagagacagacatagagagagagagacagagagacagagagagatggagtgagagagagacagagagacagacagagagacagagagagatggagtgaggaagAAAGAGGAGTGAGGTATGGAGAGGATAGAAAGAGATCATATTGTTTAGTACAGGATCAGGCAGTGAGAACCGCAACCTAGTCACTCACCATGCGAAGGGCACCTTGTGACTCTCCTCCATCACATATGTATCCTGGTGTGACGGCAGCGCCCTCATCAGGCCAAAGTCACCGATCTTCACCATTTCATTGGTTGACAGCAGGACGTTCCTTGCAGCCAGGTCTCTGTGGAGGAACCGCCTCTGTTCTAGATATGCCATGCCACacgccacctacacacacacacacacacacacacacacacacacacacacacacacacacacacacacacacacacacagcagatgtGAACTAACTTGCTAGTGAGCGCTAGCTAACATTGCAGTAACAtcacagacccccccccctcccccccactgACCTGTACAGCGTAGccacacagagaggagatgaggatgtCCCCCTCCCCCACTGACCTGTACAGCGtagccacacagagagagatgaggatgcccccccccccactgacCTGTACAGCGTAGccacacagagaggagatgaggatgcCCCCCACTGACCTGTACAGCGTAGccacacagagaggagatgaggatgtCCCCCTCCCCCACTGACCTGTACAGCGTAGccacacagagaggagatgaggatgcCCCCTCCCCCACTGACCTGTACAGCGTAGccacacagagaggagatgaggatgtCCCCCCCACTGACCTGTACAGCGTAGccacacagagaggagatgaggatgcCCCCCTCCCCCACTGACCTGTACAGCGTAGccacacagagaggagatgaggatgtCCCTCCCCACTGACCTGTACAGCGTAGCCACACAGAGAGGCGATGAGGATGCCCCCCCACTGACCTGTACAGCGTAGccacacagagaggagatgaggatgtCCCCCCACTGACCTGTAGAGCGTAGccacacagagaggagatgaggatgcccccccctcccccactgaCCTGTACAGCGTAGccacacagagaggagatgaggatgtCCTCCCCCACTGACCTGTACAGCGTAGCCACACAGAGGAGATGaggatgtcccccccccccactgaCCTGTACAGCGTAGccacacagagaggagatgaggatgccccccctcccccactgACCTGTACAGCGTAGccacacagagaggagatgaggatgtccccccctcccccactgACCTGTACAGCGTAGccacacagagaggagatgaggatgtGTCCCTGTCGCTTCCTCAGACGATCCAACAGAGAACCAAGAGGAGCCAGCTCtgtcacctacacacacacacacacacacacacacacacattagagaCACATTAATTAATACAACGTAttcaatgagtgtgtgtgtgtgtgtgtgtgtgtgtgtctcaccatctTCATGGGGTGAGTGAGCACCACTCCGTAGAGCCGTATGAGGTTCTGATGGTTGAGGGAGTGCATGGCGTTCACCTCTCTGATGAAATCATCCAACCCCTCAGTGTCCAACACACTGTCTGCCTTCAGACACTTCACCGCTACTGACAgctagagagggatggagggagggatggagggagggatggagggagggatggatggagggatggacggaggaaggggagagaaagagagaatgacatgtTTTACTTTGTGAACCAGCTGTCAGATGAAATCAGTCTCTAATATTTTGTTGGTAAAATAGATGTAttttctggttctctctctctgtctcacccacccacccacccacccacccacccacccacccactcacccacccacccacccacccactcactcaccactTGTCCAGTCGGTCcggtccactctcctctcctgacgACTCCAAAGGTTCCGTCTCCCAGTCGTTCACACAGCTGAAGCTCTGCCTCCCGGATCAGACAGGTCAGGGCTGCCCCCGACGACGGCCCATCGCTGGACGGGGTTAAGCCTTTAAACAATCGTTCATATACATATAGTTATGTGAGTTAACATACTCCAACAACAACTCCTAATTAAAACAATACTGTTTACAGGTCACTAATGGAGGAGATCtgtgtgggctatactcggccttgtctcaggatggtaaattggtgcttgaagatatccctctagtggtgtgggggctgtgcattGGCAAAGTGGCTGGGGTTTtttcctgcctgtttggccctgtccgggggtatcatcggatggggctacagtgtctcccgacccctcctgtctcagcctccactatttatgctgcagtagtttgtgtcgggaggctagggtcagtctgttatatctggagtacttctcctgtcttatccgcagtcctgtgtgaatttaagtatgctctctctaattctctctctttctttctctctctcggaggacctgagccctaggaccatgcctcaggactacctggtatgatgactccttgctgttcccagttcacatggccatgctgctgctccagtttcaactgttctgcctgcggctatggaaccctgacctgttcaccagacctgctgttttcaactctctagagacagcaggagaggtagagatactctgaatgattggctatgaaaatccaactgacatttactcttgaggtgctgacctgttgcaccctcgacaaccactatgattattattatttgaccctgctggtcatctatgaacatttgaacatattggccatgttctgttataatctccacctggaacagccagaagaggactggccacccctcatagcctggttcctctctaggttttttcctaggtttt is a window encoding:
- the LOC115131024 gene encoding LOW QUALITY PROTEIN: activated CDC42 kinase 1-like (The sequence of the model RefSeq protein was modified relative to this genomic sequence to represent the inferred CDS: inserted 1 base in 1 codon), producing MTEEGTEWLIDLLTDVQLQQYFLRVRDELNVTRLSHFDYVKNEDLEKIGMGRPGQRRLWEAVKRRRALCKRKSWMSKVQHTVFPGKRPDSDSDPQQPRGASPTLMTPGLTPSSDGPSSGAALTCLIREAELQLCERLGDGTFGVVRRGEWTGPTGQVLSVAVKCLKADSVLDTEGLDDFIREVNAMHSLNHQNLIRLYGVVLTHPMKMVTELAPLGSLLDRLRKRQGHILISSLCGYAVQVACGMAYLEQRRFLHRDLAARNVLLSTNEMVKIGDFGLMRALPSHQDTYVMEESHKVPFAWCAPESLRSRSFSHASDTWMFGVTLWEMFTHGQEPWLGLNGSQILHKVDVEGERLVKPDDCPQDVYNMMLQTWSPQPDDRPTFTALRDFLLETMPTDMKALQDFEEPDKLQITINDIITIIEGRAELYWWRGQNRRTLRVGQFPRHVVTSVSGLSAQDISRPLTHSFIHTGHGDTDPHRSWGHADRIDSLYLGNPMDPPDVMGMDPSTARPTKLPNRTRKQPPPRPPQPAVLIQKPFYDSVLDDDDEYEGASLGLKKMGVAMGLKLRPWEGPGVRSAKSEVSLIDFTDDSFSSATSSPLTETCLPDQDTLKDLPSILDWPLPLPAYDEVATEAEGQLADMEVRSITGLAEGILAPPSADAEGRGLTQSADLFQELQREVMVKLCVPMTAGRSLPSSPLPLSLAPPAPHRQIYLPPPSSSSSYEDRPMLPPRSPIPPLRSSKRISLGERDDTPPQIPPRDHAFSQPSSRSASPFXLVPPLSVSPLSSSPLCLPPPPLSVSPRQRTGLYGVVGPLGSLVSSSPSSSPPSSIYSSRLTAGPPPSASLDPLIDSSQSSERPAYLERYGAAKMATVRPMMKQQPGGGGARPNTSFNNNNHRTQHLTTAPSRQRENSLVQVQGAVHGVTAEECEVALETHSWNIPQAICQLKVEQLFRLGLRSRSECQDVLERCQWNLEQASILLLDSYGKVG